One Frankia alni ACN14a DNA window includes the following coding sequences:
- a CDS encoding hybrid sensor histidine kinase/response regulator produces MSSTDDQQAPVRRDPVAPGGDAIATIVPHATRDGDETRTSRTSSDELIADLLHGLTRLCEGDFATRLPAREGYAGDVVRKFDELAAIQERHAGELARVSKVIRRDGRLTLRMEDQGSPGDWSDMTQAVNSLIDDLARPTHEVARVIAAVAEGDLSQHMALEIAGQPVRGEFLRIGTTVNTMVDQLSSFADEVTRVAREVGTEGNLGGQAKVKGVSGVWRDLTESVNSMAGNLTSQVRNIAQVTTAVAQGDLSQKITVDARGEIHELKSTVNTMVDQLSAFADEVTRMAKEVGTEGKLGGQAQVKGVSGVWRDLTDSVNVMAGNLTTQVRSIAEVAAAVARGDLTRQITVDARGEVAGLAHTLNTMVDQLSSFADEVTRVAWEVGTEGNLGGQAHVRGVSGVWRDLTESVNSMAGNLTSQVRNIALVATAVARGDLSQKITVAAQGEILELKDTLNTMVDQLSSFADEVTRVAREVGTEGALGGQAHVRGVSGVWRDLTESVNSMAGNLTSQVRNIALVTTAVARGDLSQKITVTAQGEIAELKDTVNTMVDQLSSFAAEITRVGREVGVEGKLGGQATVAGVAGTWKDLTDNVNQLASTLTIQLRAIGDVSTAVTRGDLTRSISVEAEGEVAELKDNINQMIARLRETTELNAQQDWLKSNLARIGSKMQGQRDLYAVCQMIISEMTPAVNAQQGTVYLLDFIEGDKLRYVAGYGSVPRRRSDGTFLFGEGLIGQAALERNRIRVEHVPAGYLNIRSGLGEAPPCDLVVVPVVFENQVLGVIELASFTPFSELHLTLVDQLVDTIGVVLNTIMANARTEELLAQSQRLTQELRSQSVELQRTNNELEEKAALLEDKNHEIELARIGLEEKAEQLALSSQYKTEFLANMSHELRTPLNSLLILAKLLADNPDRNLSRKQIDFAETIHSAGSELLGLINDILDLSKVEAGKMDVDATSVRTAALCDAVAGVFGPVADEKGLAFEVNLAADVPAEFITDEQRLQQVLKNLLSNSVKFTDSGTVRLDVTLARPDLPHLASHLRSAGTVLSFAVSDTGIGIAAEKLRMIFEAFQQADGTTSRRYGGTGLGLSISKEIARLLGGSIAVSSAVGHGSTFTLYLPAVPLAQMPAFGVTPGEPDDVLMIVGAADGGWGQNDSTRAALAPAGSPAAQGWRNGVADRIDGAGGRGGAPAPMPTAGGGSGQSSGAANGSGAANGSGAANGSGVASGSGGAYGSGAANGSGAAGGFGAASGAGAPTGPVDNRVSPPAATPYPTDWRPGDSAVGTPFLTEPADTGARLPAGDIDDSDPLVGTTVLVVDDDVRNVFALTSALEMYGMRVLYADNGHDAIRTLQQDTAPVHLVLMDVMLPGMDGNETTSMIRDMPAFADLPILVLTAKAMPGDREKSITAGATDYITKPVDLDHLLGVMRSYLY; encoded by the coding sequence ATGAGTTCCACTGACGACCAGCAGGCCCCGGTTCGCCGTGATCCCGTTGCACCCGGCGGTGACGCTATCGCGACCATCGTCCCTCATGCGACCCGTGACGGGGACGAGACCCGGACATCGCGTACCTCGTCGGATGAGCTGATCGCCGATCTCCTGCACGGTCTGACCAGGTTGTGCGAGGGCGACTTCGCCACCCGCCTGCCGGCCCGAGAGGGGTACGCCGGCGACGTGGTGCGCAAGTTCGACGAGCTGGCCGCCATCCAGGAGCGCCATGCCGGCGAGCTGGCCCGGGTCAGCAAGGTGATCCGCCGCGACGGGCGGCTCACCCTGCGGATGGAGGACCAGGGCAGTCCCGGCGACTGGTCGGACATGACCCAGGCGGTGAACTCCCTCATCGACGACCTGGCCCGCCCGACCCACGAGGTCGCGCGTGTCATCGCCGCGGTGGCCGAGGGGGACCTGTCCCAGCACATGGCGCTGGAGATCGCCGGCCAGCCGGTGCGCGGGGAGTTCCTGCGGATCGGCACGACGGTGAACACGATGGTGGACCAGCTGTCGTCGTTCGCCGACGAGGTGACCCGGGTGGCCCGCGAGGTCGGCACCGAGGGCAACCTGGGCGGGCAGGCCAAGGTCAAGGGCGTCTCCGGGGTCTGGCGGGACCTGACCGAGTCGGTGAACTCGATGGCGGGCAACCTCACCAGCCAGGTTCGCAACATCGCCCAGGTGACCACCGCGGTCGCGCAGGGCGACCTCAGCCAGAAGATCACCGTCGACGCGCGCGGCGAGATCCACGAACTCAAGTCGACCGTGAACACGATGGTCGACCAGCTCTCCGCCTTCGCCGACGAGGTCACCCGGATGGCCAAGGAGGTCGGCACCGAGGGCAAGCTGGGCGGCCAGGCGCAGGTCAAGGGCGTCTCGGGCGTCTGGCGGGACCTCACCGACTCGGTCAACGTCATGGCCGGCAACCTCACCACCCAGGTTCGCAGCATCGCCGAGGTGGCGGCGGCGGTGGCCCGTGGCGACCTGACCCGGCAGATCACCGTCGACGCGCGCGGCGAGGTCGCGGGCCTCGCCCACACCCTGAACACGATGGTCGACCAGCTCTCGTCGTTCGCCGACGAGGTCACCCGCGTCGCCTGGGAGGTCGGCACCGAGGGCAATCTGGGCGGCCAGGCGCACGTCCGCGGGGTGTCCGGGGTCTGGCGGGACCTGACCGAGTCGGTGAACTCGATGGCGGGCAACCTCACCAGCCAGGTTCGCAACATCGCCCTGGTGGCCACCGCGGTCGCCCGCGGCGACCTGTCCCAGAAGATCACCGTCGCCGCCCAGGGCGAGATTCTGGAGCTCAAGGACACCCTGAACACGATGGTCGACCAGCTGTCGTCGTTCGCCGACGAGGTCACCCGCGTCGCCCGCGAGGTCGGCACCGAGGGGGCGCTGGGCGGGCAGGCGCACGTTCGCGGGGTCTCGGGGGTGTGGCGGGACCTGACCGAGTCGGTGAACTCGATGGCGGGCAACCTGACCAGCCAGGTCCGCAACATCGCCCTGGTCACCACGGCGGTGGCCCGCGGCGACCTGTCGCAGAAGATCACCGTCACCGCGCAGGGCGAGATCGCCGAGCTCAAGGACACCGTCAACACGATGGTCGACCAGCTCTCCTCGTTCGCCGCGGAGATCACCCGGGTGGGCCGGGAGGTCGGCGTCGAGGGCAAGCTCGGCGGCCAGGCCACGGTCGCCGGGGTCGCCGGGACCTGGAAGGACCTCACCGACAACGTCAACCAGCTCGCCTCCACCCTGACCATCCAGCTGCGCGCGATCGGCGACGTGTCCACGGCCGTCACCCGCGGCGACCTGACGCGGTCCATCTCGGTGGAGGCCGAGGGCGAGGTCGCCGAGCTCAAGGACAACATCAACCAGATGATCGCCCGGCTGCGGGAGACCACCGAGCTCAACGCGCAGCAGGACTGGCTGAAGTCGAACCTGGCCCGCATCGGCAGCAAGATGCAGGGCCAGCGCGACCTCTACGCGGTCTGTCAGATGATCATCAGCGAGATGACCCCGGCGGTCAACGCCCAGCAGGGCACCGTCTACCTGCTCGACTTCATCGAGGGTGACAAGCTTCGCTACGTCGCCGGCTACGGCTCGGTGCCCCGGCGCCGCTCGGACGGCACGTTCCTGTTCGGCGAGGGCCTGATCGGGCAGGCGGCGCTCGAGCGCAACCGGATCCGGGTCGAGCACGTGCCCGCCGGCTACCTCAACATCCGCAGCGGCCTCGGCGAGGCGCCGCCGTGCGACCTCGTCGTCGTCCCGGTCGTCTTCGAGAACCAGGTGCTCGGCGTCATCGAGCTGGCCTCGTTCACGCCGTTCTCCGAGCTGCACCTGACCCTGGTCGACCAGCTCGTCGACACCATCGGCGTCGTCCTCAACACGATCATGGCGAACGCGCGGACGGAGGAGCTGCTCGCCCAGTCGCAGCGGCTCACCCAGGAGCTGCGGTCGCAGTCGGTCGAGCTGCAGCGCACCAACAACGAGCTGGAGGAGAAGGCGGCGCTGCTGGAGGACAAGAACCACGAGATCGAGCTGGCCCGCATCGGCCTGGAGGAGAAGGCCGAGCAGCTCGCGCTGTCCTCGCAGTACAAGACGGAGTTCCTGGCGAACATGAGCCACGAGCTGCGCACGCCGCTGAACAGCCTGCTCATCCTCGCCAAGCTGCTCGCCGACAACCCCGACCGCAACCTGTCCCGCAAGCAGATCGACTTCGCCGAGACGATCCACTCCGCCGGCTCCGAACTGCTCGGCCTGATCAACGACATCCTCGACCTGTCGAAGGTCGAGGCCGGCAAGATGGACGTCGACGCGACCAGCGTGCGCACCGCGGCCCTGTGCGACGCCGTCGCCGGAGTCTTCGGCCCCGTCGCCGACGAGAAGGGGCTGGCGTTCGAGGTCAACCTCGCCGCCGACGTGCCGGCCGAGTTCATCACCGACGAGCAGCGCCTGCAGCAGGTGCTCAAGAACCTGCTGAGCAACTCGGTGAAGTTCACCGACAGCGGCACCGTCCGCCTCGACGTCACCCTCGCCCGCCCCGACCTGCCGCACCTGGCGTCGCACCTGCGTTCGGCCGGCACGGTGCTGTCCTTCGCGGTCAGCGACACGGGGATCGGCATCGCCGCCGAGAAGCTGCGCATGATCTTCGAGGCGTTCCAGCAGGCGGACGGCACCACCTCACGCCGCTACGGCGGCACCGGGCTCGGCCTGTCCATCAGCAAGGAGATCGCTCGCCTGCTCGGCGGCTCGATCGCGGTGTCCAGCGCGGTCGGGCACGGCAGCACCTTCACCCTGTACCTGCCGGCGGTCCCGCTCGCGCAGATGCCGGCCTTCGGGGTCACGCCGGGCGAGCCCGACGACGTCCTGATGATCGTCGGCGCGGCCGACGGTGGCTGGGGCCAGAACGACTCGACGAGGGCGGCCCTGGCCCCGGCCGGCTCCCCGGCCGCGCAGGGCTGGCGCAACGGGGTCGCCGACCGGATCGACGGCGCCGGCGGCCGCGGCGGCGCCCCCGCACCGATGCCCACCGCCGGCGGCGGAAGCGGCCAGAGCTCGGGCGCCGCCAACGGTTCGGGCGCTGCCAACGGCTCCGGCGCTGCCAACGGTTCGGGCGTCGCCAGCGGTTCGGGCGGGGCCTACGGTTCGGGGGCTGCCAACGGCTCGGGCGCAGCCGGCGGCTTCGGCGCGGCGAGCGGGGCCGGGGCTCCGACCGGTCCGGTCGACAACCGCGTCTCGCCACCGGCCGCGACGCCCTACCCCACGGACTGGCGGCCGGGCGACAGCGCGGTGGGCACCCCGTTCCTGACGGAGCCGGCCGACACCGGCGCCCGGCTGCCCGCGGGGGACATCGACGACTCCGACCCGCTGGTCGGCACCACGGTCCTGGTCGTGGACGACGACGTGCGCAACGTGTTCGCGCTCACCAGCGCCCTGGAGATGTACGGAATGCGGGTCCTCTACGCCGACAACGGCCACGATGCGATCCGCACCCTCCAGCAGGACACCGCGCCGGTGCACCTCGTGCTGATGGACGTCATGCTCCCCGGGATGGACGGCAACGAAACGACCTCGATGATCCGGGACATGCCCGCCTTCGCCGACCTGCCGATACTGGTGCTGACCGCGAAGGCCATGCCCGGGGACCGGGAGAAGAGCATCACCGCCGGCGCCACGGACTACATCACCAAGCCGGTGGATCTCGACCACCTCCTCGGGGTGATGCGGTCGTATCTGTATTGA
- a CDS encoding SpoIIE family protein phosphatase, translated as MNGAGGSPTTTTQAITLPPTPDSPRSARRFLLETLRGRLDDDLLDSALLLVTELVTNVVVHAGTAATVDVRQEGDGVRVGVADRHPVRIGMARVKKVDVPRPPSAFPEEADFGIDGLREDGRGLALVDALATSWGTEHRPGGKTVWFRLGSADVPSEEPGAEDAAVIVPAQTRPARLIARDTARALTAEGEVNELLAQLVDALIVTAGQVRRPGRDGGRVETVATLGVVGEADEAVAFPLDPTQSSLGELLLWPAPGAGLAGLDVDRIRLATRWMALALGGGDMRRAEERRIGMLSFLAEASDLLAGSLDLGHSLALLARLPVPRLAQWCAVYLHRENADPALWSAAHAEENMAGALGAAAADPGGVLMAAVRSASGDRVHSLTAFGGPAMVMVLRARRRVLGVLALGRPEGSAFAADEIDLLADLARRAAFAIDNARLYSRQVELAGTLQAGLRPPDLPMIEGLDLGSAYGAAKSAGLDVGGDFFDLLWGPLGWTIAIGDVCGKGAEAATVTGVARAVLRLLTGRGTDLGEVLLELNRTLRDAASSNPNGQGRFCTLAAASIAGPASLLGASPAGDAQAAGIRLRLFLAGHPQPVVLHADGHASLVGRPGTLLGVLDDDEVSFPAIDVTLGPGESLVFYTDGVIEARDGRDLLGEERLLAAVAGCAGLSAQGIADRVLAAAERFAGGNLRDDVAILVARVPG; from the coding sequence ATGAATGGCGCAGGAGGGAGTCCGACGACGACGACCCAGGCCATCACGCTGCCGCCGACGCCCGATTCCCCTCGGTCCGCGCGGCGGTTCCTGCTCGAGACGCTGCGCGGCCGGCTCGACGACGACCTGCTCGACTCCGCGCTCCTGCTGGTCACCGAGCTGGTCACCAACGTCGTGGTTCATGCGGGCACCGCGGCCACCGTCGACGTCCGCCAGGAGGGCGACGGCGTTCGCGTCGGCGTCGCCGACCGGCACCCGGTACGCATCGGCATGGCGCGGGTGAAGAAGGTGGACGTGCCGCGCCCGCCGTCGGCGTTCCCCGAGGAGGCCGACTTCGGCATCGACGGGCTGCGCGAGGACGGCCGCGGCCTCGCCCTCGTCGACGCGCTCGCGACGAGCTGGGGCACCGAGCACCGTCCCGGCGGCAAGACCGTCTGGTTCCGGCTCGGTTCCGCGGACGTCCCGTCGGAGGAGCCCGGCGCCGAGGACGCGGCGGTGATCGTGCCGGCCCAGACGCGCCCGGCGCGGCTCATCGCCCGCGACACCGCGCGCGCCCTGACCGCGGAGGGCGAGGTGAACGAGCTGCTCGCGCAGCTCGTCGACGCCCTGATCGTGACCGCCGGTCAGGTGCGACGACCTGGCCGCGACGGCGGCCGGGTCGAGACCGTGGCCACCCTCGGCGTCGTCGGCGAGGCCGACGAGGCGGTGGCGTTCCCGCTGGACCCGACCCAGTCGAGCCTCGGTGAGCTGCTGCTGTGGCCGGCCCCCGGGGCCGGCCTGGCCGGGCTCGACGTCGACCGCATCCGGCTGGCGACCCGGTGGATGGCGCTGGCGCTGGGCGGCGGCGACATGCGCCGCGCCGAGGAGCGCCGGATCGGGATGCTGTCGTTCCTCGCCGAGGCGTCCGACCTGCTCGCCGGCAGCCTCGACCTCGGCCATTCGCTGGCCCTGCTGGCCCGGCTGCCGGTCCCCCGGCTCGCCCAGTGGTGCGCGGTCTACCTGCATCGGGAGAACGCCGATCCGGCGTTGTGGTCGGCCGCCCACGCCGAGGAGAACATGGCCGGCGCGCTGGGCGCGGCGGCAGCCGACCCCGGCGGCGTGCTGATGGCCGCGGTGCGCTCCGCGAGCGGCGACCGGGTGCACTCGCTGACCGCGTTCGGCGGCCCGGCCATGGTGATGGTGCTCAGGGCCCGCCGTCGGGTGCTCGGGGTGCTCGCCCTCGGCCGCCCGGAGGGCAGCGCGTTCGCCGCCGACGAGATTGATCTGCTCGCCGACCTGGCCCGCCGGGCCGCGTTCGCCATCGACAACGCCCGCCTCTATAGCCGCCAGGTGGAGCTCGCCGGCACGTTGCAGGCCGGGCTGCGCCCACCGGACCTGCCGATGATCGAGGGCCTCGACCTCGGCTCCGCCTACGGCGCCGCGAAGTCGGCCGGTCTGGACGTCGGCGGGGACTTCTTCGACCTGCTGTGGGGGCCGCTGGGCTGGACGATCGCCATCGGCGACGTCTGCGGCAAGGGCGCCGAGGCCGCGACGGTCACCGGGGTGGCCCGCGCCGTCCTGCGGCTGCTCACCGGGCGCGGCACCGATCTCGGCGAGGTCCTGCTCGAGCTGAACCGGACACTGCGCGACGCCGCCTCCTCGAACCCCAACGGTCAGGGCCGGTTCTGCACCCTGGCCGCGGCGTCGATCGCGGGCCCCGCGAGCCTGCTCGGCGCGTCCCCGGCCGGGGACGCGCAGGCCGCCGGGATCCGCCTGCGGCTGTTCCTCGCCGGGCACCCCCAGCCGGTGGTGCTGCATGCCGACGGGCACGCCTCGCTCGTCGGCCGGCCCGGCACCCTGCTCGGCGTGCTCGACGACGACGAGGTCTCCTTCCCCGCGATCGACGTCACCCTCGGCCCCGGCGAGTCGCTGGTCTTCTACACCGACGGGGTGATCGAGGCCCGCGACGGTCGCGACCTGCTCGGCGAGGAGCGGCTGCTGGCGGCGGTCGCCGGGTGCGCGGGGCTGTCGGCGCAGGGCATCGCCGACCGGGTGCTCGCCGCGGCCGAGCGCTTCGCGGGCGGCAACCTGCGCGACGACGTCGCGATCCTGGTCGCGCGGGTACCCGGCTGA
- a CDS encoding ATP-binding protein gives MSASSVPMDVVRQATSRCPPATHILAELPYLPSAVPQARRVLREGMRMAHLPEDVRSTAELLVSELVTNAVKYGEPPLWLLIEMRPGLIHASVSDTSTVLPQRRTAAPDAEGGRGLLVLDALAGSWGTVMAESGKYLWFDLPVPHEPATAGDGEATATASRDGDRTPASAAAADPAASAQVATRPLPAEERRDGPASPSTPPPSTPPPSTLAPSTPPPDRAAPPAAPRAALVPSGLRADTPTAIPTTSTASATSQRRSRPGSGRVRAASSGPGAPRPDDDQPNSRIITRLL, from the coding sequence ATGAGCGCGTCTTCGGTTCCGATGGACGTGGTTCGGCAGGCGACCTCGCGTTGCCCACCCGCGACCCACATACTCGCCGAGCTTCCGTATCTGCCCTCGGCCGTTCCCCAGGCCCGGCGGGTCCTGCGGGAGGGCATGCGGATGGCGCACCTCCCCGAGGACGTCCGCAGCACCGCCGAGCTGCTCGTCAGCGAGCTCGTGACGAACGCCGTCAAGTACGGCGAGCCGCCGTTGTGGCTGCTCATCGAGATGCGCCCCGGGCTGATCCACGCCTCCGTCTCGGACACCTCGACCGTCCTGCCGCAGCGGCGCACGGCCGCGCCGGACGCCGAGGGCGGCCGCGGCCTGCTCGTCCTCGACGCCCTCGCCGGTAGCTGGGGAACGGTCATGGCGGAGTCGGGCAAGTACCTCTGGTTCGACCTGCCGGTGCCGCACGAACCCGCCACCGCCGGCGACGGCGAGGCCACGGCGACGGCCTCCCGCGACGGCGACCGCACCCCGGCGTCCGCCGCCGCAGCGGACCCGGCGGCTTCCGCCCAGGTCGCCACGAGGCCTCTCCCGGCGGAGGAGCGTCGCGACGGACCCGCCTCGCCGTCCACACCACCGCCGTCAACACCACCGCCCTCCACGCTGGCGCCGTCCACACCACCGCCGGACAGGGCTGCGCCCCCCGCCGCGCCGCGGGCCGCCCTGGTCCCGTCCGGCCTGCGCGCCGACACACCGACGGCGATCCCCACGACCTCGACCGCCTCCGCCACCTCCCAGCGGCGGTCCCGCCCCGGTTCGGGCAGGGTCCGGGCGGCCAGCTCCGGGCCGGGCGCCCCCCGGCCGGACGACGACCAGCCCAACTCCAGGATCATCACCCGGCTGCTCTGA
- a CDS encoding VOC family protein, producing the protein MTAPEIDLVVIYCADLAACRDFYQRLGLTFRQESHGNGPEHFSTTLAGGTVVELYPAAAARRTDHLRLGLTVRQDATRPRIPLGRHVIRDPEGRAVDVRVV; encoded by the coding sequence ATGACAGCACCGGAAATCGACCTCGTAGTCATCTACTGCGCGGACCTCGCCGCGTGCCGTGACTTCTACCAGAGACTCGGGCTCACGTTCCGACAAGAATCCCACGGCAATGGGCCGGAGCATTTCTCGACGACCCTGGCCGGCGGAACGGTGGTGGAGCTCTACCCGGCGGCGGCCGCCCGGAGGACCGATCACCTTCGCCTCGGCCTCACCGTCCGGCAGGACGCTACAAGACCCCGGATTCCGCTCGGCCGACACGTAATCCGGGATCCGGAGGGGCGCGCGGTCGATGTTCGCGTAGTGTGA
- a CDS encoding NUDIX hydrolase, whose product MKWRVHQERTVFQTHWVTLAFLDVEQPDGQRAEYHVVRLRNVAITALLDESRRVLMLWRHRFVTDTWGWELPMGLVEDGEEPVDAAARELEEETGWRPGPLRPLIYAQPANGITDAQHFVFRADTATFTGPPTELNESDRVEWIPLDEIGELIRHRKIVSSATLVGVMAFSSTAGERPDQASRGPRSTDSPSTTRAGRGWPRKSARANS is encoded by the coding sequence ATGAAGTGGCGGGTTCATCAGGAACGGACCGTCTTCCAGACGCACTGGGTCACCCTCGCCTTCCTCGACGTGGAGCAGCCGGACGGGCAGCGGGCGGAGTATCACGTGGTCCGGCTGCGCAATGTCGCCATCACGGCGCTGCTGGACGAGTCGCGGCGGGTGCTCATGCTGTGGCGGCACCGGTTCGTCACCGACACCTGGGGCTGGGAACTGCCGATGGGTCTGGTGGAGGACGGCGAGGAACCCGTCGACGCCGCCGCCCGGGAGCTGGAGGAGGAGACCGGCTGGCGTCCGGGGCCGCTGCGGCCCCTGATCTACGCGCAGCCCGCGAACGGCATCACCGACGCGCAGCACTTCGTGTTCCGGGCGGACACCGCCACGTTCACCGGACCGCCCACGGAGCTCAACGAGTCGGATCGCGTCGAATGGATACCGCTCGACGAGATCGGCGAGCTCATCCGCCATCGGAAGATCGTCAGCAGCGCAACTCTCGTCGGCGTCATGGCCTTCTCCTCGACGGCGGGTGAACGCCCGGATCAGGCGTCCCGTGGGCCGCGATCCACCGATTCCCCGAGCACCACGCGGGCGGGCCGGGGATGGCCGAGGAAATCCGCCAGGGCGAACTCGTAG